A genomic window from Henningerozyma blattae CBS 6284 chromosome 3, complete genome includes:
- the TBLA0C02960 gene encoding SAPS family protein (similar to Saccharomyces cerevisiae SAP185 (YJL098W) and SAP190 (YKR028W); ancestral locus Anc_1.268), with protein sequence MSGSFWKFGQDFTTESAISKLLNKAFIKLSDEKIHEEDEDDSDNDLDKGINTSVIITPENGHDKSTINKLKLSDQVNIEHSVIPQDDEYVTANTACTERTCNGVSDKNCADNKNSNNIRSNILEENIDSNKDNDDDNDDNDDDELPTNEEDYYTYYRPNLDILNDLLDDEELYTELMCSNFKLLIYLKYPQVLEKLIEYVTNDELLKENDGISYSNNNDTHDKVDHDIIIEEQEQLESEKNEETNIIKTKTSNTTNNNREEPSNEEKNKALEMDEPTEVQIKNKDTKEEEKDINNHKIIKIDPDTLKDNNDDDDEDEGSDLSVALPPESEEQVENRRARMAAEILSADVWPLSSAIVESDKLMDKIWSVLDYPAPLSIVSSTYFMKINERLLDTDLNKILQFILKQQKLVDRFLIHIDNPPLMDFLLKVISTDKPEAPIGIIQILKSQQLISKLLNHLNPEFSSSTQSATGDFLKALVTLSANSNNELASCIGPNELTRELVSSEMMEKLINIMLKGGTSLNNGVGVIIELIRKNNSDYDFVQVVHTTLETHPPCDRDPIYLGYMIKLFSKYLPKFRDMLVETKLEQLETPFGFIRPLGFERFKICELIAELLHCSNMALLNEPDGDKIVQMRDHEREKLLKKSLEDDKENNKGDKEGEHKEQHSNCIDREKPRIEEKIHENKMNLTSSNTNIDKINTSDTNNSKYNSAKTSHDNLTDELKSNFNNLSITDREKISNDISQTKEKDNASGDVINSTDDEEETLVGDRLKEVLHENRIIPIILDMFFEFSWNNFLHNVVFDIVQQVLNGPVKIGYNKYLLTDIFITSNITQMIIDGEQKCSDFEAETGLRLGYMGHLVLIAEEVVKFSVYIEELEEEYDDQKIIDALKELTWVKYTETVLADIREKYNTVLGDFNDGEVNSELFSHESNQNDDDDIMVMHDQYSAEASSDLLPGIDYDFHGNDERENDEYFAEYNDPDNLRYYEYLDGDGNKTRIHLDPPIDYDTTGENTALHEPFDDQNDNRFSDYMSHEIGNDFNLYGYDHKKKVDGDYNKKNEERLYDEDDEDNAGSPDPNNFESSDLYSSNNFYDKYKSNTNNTIDEPAVFHPLDLDIIDDDDYLDPNDDGQSYAKPNNPLYSNGLPKSSGFSNNIIQTHVPMESYRDDKAINSDEDSDEDSDEDSDGSSDNKNFSRSDSIDDSISDDDSDENDLITADGKSTDNNDDNEGFGLYRSRSNDNLAWDEDEQDRLMEMVNYNRKFTNR encoded by the coding sequence ATGTCCGGCTCATTTTGGAAATTTGGACAAGATTTTACAACAGAATCTGCCATCTCGAAACTTCTGAACAAGGCATTTATCAAGCTATCAGATGAAAAGATTCATGAAGAAGACGAAGATGACAGTGATAATGATCTTGATAAGGGAATCAATACAAGTGTAATTATTACTCCCGAAAATGGTCATGATAAATCTAccataaataaattgaaattatctGATCAAGTTAATATTGAACATAGTGTTATACCGCAAGATGATGAATATGTTACTGCGAATACAGCTTGTACCGAAAGAACTTGTAATGGGGTTTCTGATAAAAATTGTgctgataataaaaatagtaataatatcagAAGTAATATATTGGAGGAAAACATAGATagtaataaagataatgatgatgacaATGATGacaatgatgatgatgagtTACCAACGaatgaagaagattatTATACTTATTATAGACCCAATTTGGATATTTTAAACGATTTACTAGATGATGAAGAGTTATATACTGAATTGATGTgctcaaattttaaattattaatatatttaaaatatccaCAAGTATTGgagaaattaattgaatatgttacaaatgatgaattattaaaagagaATGACGGTATTagttattcaaataataacgaTACGCATGATAAAGTAGAtcatgatattattatagaagaacaagaacaattagaatcagaaaaaaatgaagaaaccaacattattaaaacCAAAACTAGTAACACTacgaataataatagagaAGAGCCAagtaatgaagaaaaaaacaaagcATTGGAAATGGATGAACCTACTGAAgtacaaataaaaaacaaagacacaaaagaagaagaaaaagatattaataatcataaaatCATAAAGATAGATCCAGATACActtaaagataataatgatgacgatgatgaagatgaaggaAGTGACTTGAGTGTGGCATTACCACCAGAATCCGAAGAACAAGTAGAAAATAGAAGAGCTCGTATGGCTGCTGAGATATTATCTGCTGATGTCTGGCCCTTATCATCTGCCATTGTAGAAAGTGATAAATTAATGGATAAAATTTGGTCCGTCTTAGATTATCCTGCACCTCTATCAATTGTATCTTCCACTTATTTCATGAAAATTAATGAGCGCCTGCTGGATAcagatttaaataaaatcttgcaatttattttaaagcAACAAAAATTAGTAGATAGATTTCTAATTCATATCGATAACCCGCCTCTAATGGATTTCTTATTAAAAGTCATATCAACAGATAAACCAGAAGCCCCCATAggtattattcaaatattaaaatctcaacaattaatttcaaaactgttaaatcatttaaatccAGAATTTTCAAGTTCTACACAATCTGCTACTGGCGATTTCTTAAAGGCTTTAGTGACTTTAAGCGCTAATTCAAACAATGAATTGGCATCATGTATAGGCCCAAATGAACTAACGAGGGAATTAGTTTCCTCGGAAATGatggaaaaattaattaatattatgtTAAAAGGTGGTacttcattaaataatggtGTTGGTGTCATAATAGAGTtgattagaaaaaataattctgaCTATGATTTTGTTCAAGTAGTACATACAACTTTAGAAACACATCCACCATGTGATAGAGATCCTATTTACTTGGGGTAtatgataaaattattttcgaAATACTTACCTAAATTCAGAGATATGCTAGTAGAAACCAAATTAGAACAACTAGAAACTCCATTTGGATTTATAAGACCTCTTGGATTTGAGAGATTCAAAATATGTGAATTAATTGCAGAATTACTACATTGTTCTAATATGGCATTATTAAACGAGCCTGACGGTGATAAAATTGTACAAATGCGTGACCATGAAAGAGAGAAGTTACTAAAAAAATCGCTAGAagatgataaagaaaataataaaggcGACAAGGAGGGAGAACATAAGGAACAACACTCAAATTGTATAGATAGGGAGAAACCTCgaatagaagaaaaaatacatgaaaataaaatgaatttaacttcttcaaatactaatattgataaaattaatacttctgatacaaataattccaaatatAATTCTGCTAAAACAAGTCATGACAACTTAACTGATGAACTAAAATCTAActtcaataatttatcaattactGACAGAGAGAAGATTTCTAATGATATTTCacaaacaaaagaaaaagataatgCTTCTGGAGATGTAATTAACAGTACAGATGACGAAGAGGAAACATTAGTCGGTGATCGATTAAAAGAAGTTCTTCAtgaaaatagaattattcCTATTATTTTGGATATGTTCTTTGAGTTTTCCTGGAATAATTTCTTACACAATGTTGTATTCGATATCGTTCAACAAGTTTTAAATGGTCCCGTTAAGATTGGGTAcaacaaatatttgttaaCTGACATCTTCATTACCTCTAATATCACTCAAATGATAATTGATGGCGAACAAAAATGTTCTGATTTTGAAGCTGAAACAGGTTTACGTCTTGGATATATGGGCCACTTAGTTCTAATAGCTGAAGAAGTCGTTAAATTTAGTGTTTATATCGAAGAGTTGGAAGAGGAATATGATGATCAAAAAATCATAGATGCTTTAAAGGAACTAACTTGGGTTAAATATACTGAAACTGTACTTGCTGATATTAGAGAAAAGTACAATACGGTATTAGGCGATTTTAATGACGGGGAAGTGAATAGCGAACTTTTCAGTCATGAAAGTAATcaaaatgatgatgatgatattatgGTAATGCATGACCAATATAGTGCTGAAGCTTCCTCTGATCTTTTACCCGGTATAGATTATGATTTTCATGGTAATGATGAAAGAGAGaatgatgaatattttgCTGAATATAATGATCCAGATAATTTGCGTTATTATGAATACTTGGATGGCGATGGAAATAAAACGAGAATACACTTAGACCCTCCAATTGATTATGATACTACAGGAGAAAATACTGCTTTACATGAACCATTTGATGACCAGAATGATAACCGTTTTAGCGATTATATGTCACATGAAATTGGAAATGATTTTAATCTTTATGGCTATGATCACAAGAAAAAGGTGGATGGCGAttataataagaaaaatgaagaaagaCTGTACGATGAGGATGATGAGGATAATGCTGGCTCTCCTGACCCAAATAATTTCGAATCATCGGATTTATATTCcagtaataatttttatgaCAAGTATAAGTCCAATACAAACAATACTATTGATGAACCTGCAGTATTTCATCCATTGGATTTAGATATCATAGATGACGACGATTATTTAGATCCAAATGATGATGGGCAATCGTATGCTAAACCAAACAATCCACTATATAGCAACGGACTGCCAAAATCTTCGGGATTCTCGAATAACATCATTCAAACACATGTTCCCATGGAGTCATATAGAGATGATAAAGCTATTAACAGTGATGAAGACAGTGATGAAGACAGCGATGAAGACAGTGATGGCAGTAGTGACAATAAGAACTTTTCAAGAAGTGATTCAATTGATGATTCCATAAGTGATGATGATagtgatgaaaatgatctCATAACAGCAGACGGTAAAAGTACCGATAACAATGACGATAATGAAGGGTTTGGCCTTTATAGATCAAGAAGCAACGATAACCTTGCATGGGACGAAGATGAGCAGGATAGATTAATGGAAATGGTCAACTACAATAGAAAATTCACAAATAGATAA
- the TBLA0C02970 gene encoding uncharacterized protein (similar to Saccharomyces cerevisiae CHS6 (YJL099W) and BCH2 (YKR027W); ancestral locus Anc_1.267) has translation MNFFWGSSSKSKSKDKLSETRSNPNSSKSGHINKLNNEPSGPFIHQFPYSIERQFGESFTFRSANLLELYETDCLGLGPPDLLHVTATDTFRDDLEIGQFLHINGIILTDEKMAIQVMSLFNDSISDPDVVKDKKNNGNNSKLQKDTNIATYCAFNLFAKVDIRIRYDYSHDKHQISLFDCVSNNIISLDTFANSIELSQLDKNDNNDINPEELIRRLWEETYVSACIRTLLTNTDNIRKFPTMVQLPFTINANPFPQTSYEKIIVILCHYIPRCLETGWDTTRNVYPTIIHNHLTNAILTLLSFVPSLIPLSLETLKELSIKDPNNELYYRIVSIAILYQDNSNDILMIQEINKTLEPLLPMLDKTNSKDLNSSLQLINCTTDLLFLQISFLISNNDYESAFPLAKFSTQLASDSFSSWFFLTKCYIHFKQFENALLSINSMPHLLNIDRVKLALAYDSLNFDYYKRPLCTKKTTSMDLTSYELNHIESTTSLKLVKEKNLPKYIFGRTILPDQIDKKGYMEKVWNIDALEIGPVYGSQSTNLINFVSPNEVKSVMDYNLLARNTVAKQVGWFHKLVCSILVELKDEIGWNELLELRSKVFVMEKEYAAGTTESTLNVQEANGNSTISLTNKFRTKRLCERWLDDLFLDLYEDLCISTSIQEDKATAKYSGLEWELLGLTLLRTCNYSDAIACLRTSMLARLDPISCEQLLKIYLVEPINENMLYYGLNNMKIDSDVIINLVLQNISYQYRFYDSLQIINRRVLFKLANELGLDALRSRIIATPSVTDGLIVLIEELLSWVQIMVDS, from the coding sequence atgaattttttttggggATCTTCTTcgaaatcaaaatcaaaggATAAATTATCTGAGACACGATCGAATCCAAATTCTTCCAAATCAGGACATATTAAtaagttaaataatgaGCCTTCTGGACCCTTTATACATCAATTTCCTTATTCTATAGAAAGACAATTTGGTGAATCATTCACGTTCAGATCTGCAAACTTATTGGAGCTATACGAAACTGATTGTCTGGGCCTGGGCCCTCCAGATCTTTTACATGTTACAGCTACGGATACTTTTCGAGATGATTTGGAGATTGGACAGTTTCTTCATATAAATGGTATCATCCTTACTGATGAAAAAATGGCAATCCAAGTAATGTCTTTATTTAACGATTCTATTAGCGATCCAGATGTCgttaaagataaaaaaaataatggtaataattcaaaattacaAAAGGATACCAATATTGCCACTTATTGtgcatttaatttatttgccAAAGTAGATATCAGAATTAGATATGATTATTCACATGATAAGCACCAAATATCCTTATTTGATTGTGTTTcgaataatattatttctctAGATACATTTGCTAATTCTATTGAACTTTCACAATTAGATAAGAATGACAATAACGATATTAATCcagaagaattaattagAAGGTTATGGGAGGAAACGTATGTTTCTGCATGCATTAGAACATTATTAACCAATACAGATAATATAAGAAAATTCCCTACAATGGTTCAATTACCATTCACAATTAATGCTAATCCATTTCCACAAACTTCGTacgaaaaaattattgttattttatGCCACTATATACCACGATGTCTCGAGACTGGTTGGGATACTACTAGAAATGTTTATCCCACAATAATTCATAATCATTTAACAAATGCTATATTgacattattatcatttgttCCTTCCTTAATACCATTATCTCTCGAGACACTGAAGGAACTATCGATAAAAGACcctaataatgaattatattaCCGTATTGTATCAATTGCTATATTGTATCAAGATAATTCCAATGACATTTTAATGATCCAAGagataaataaaactttaGAACCTTTATTACCCATGCTAGATAAgacaaattcaaaagacttaaattcttcattacaattaattaattgtacaacagatttattatttttacaaatCAGCTTTctaatttctaataatgattatgAATCAGCTTTTCCATTGGCTAAATTTTCTACTCAATTAGCATCTGATTCATTTTCCTCCTGGTTTTTTTTAACCAAATgttatattcattttaaacaatttgaaaatgcattattatcaataaattctatGCCACacttattaaatattgatagaGTTAAATTAGCGTTAGCATAtgattcattaaattttgattattataaaagGCCATTATGTACTAAAAAAACTACTTCGATGGATTTAACATCTTATGAACTAAATCATATTGAATCTACTACATCCTTAAAATTagttaaagaaaaaaatttaccaaaatatatatttggtAGAACAATTTTACCAGATCAAATCGATAAAAAAGGCTATATGGAAAAAGTTTGGAATATCGATGCATTAGAAATAGGCCCAGTTTATGGTTCACAATcaacaaatttaataaattttgtaTCACCAAACGAAGTCAAATCAGTGATGGATTATAATTTGTTAGCAAGAAATACTGTTGCTAAACAAGTTGGATGGTTCCATAAATTGGTTTGTAGTATATTGgtagaattaaaagatgaaatagGTTGgaatgaattattagaattaagaTCAAAAGTGTTTGTAATGGAAAAGGAATATGCTGCTGGTACTACAGAATCAACTTTGAATGTACAGGAGGCGAATGGGAACTCAACAATATCTTTAACTAATAAATTCAGGACTAAGCGATTATGTGAACGTTGGCTAGACGACCTATTCTTAGATTTATATGAAGATTTGTGCATATCTACATCTATTCAAGAAGACAAAGCAACTGCAAAATATAGTGGATTAGAATGGGAATTACTGGGGTTGACGCTCTTAAGAACATGCAATTATTCTGATGCCATTGCCTGTTTAAGGACTAGTATGTTGGCTAGGCTTGACCCGATCTCTTGTGAACAACTATTGAAAATCTATTTAGTAGAACCCATCAATGAAAATATGTTGTATTATGGACTcaataatatgaaaataGATTCTGATgttataataaatcttgtattacaaaatatttcttatcAATACCGGTTCTACGATAGCTTACAAATCATCAACCGTCgtgtattatttaaattagcCAACGAATTAGGGTTGGATGCTTTAAGAAGCAGGATAATCGCTACACCATCAGTAACTGATGGATTAATTGTACTAATTGAGGAGTTATTAAGCTGGGTTCAAATAATGGTTGATAGctaa
- the PHS1 gene encoding enoyl-CoA hydratase PHS1 (similar to Saccharomyces cerevisiae PHS1 (YJL097W); ancestral locus Anc_1.269): MTKKSTDKKIIPWSSPLAFYNLFSSLGWGHFLGNLLVVYPSIGQPAFFQKTKFGLVLVQCGALIEVYNSLMRIVPSPLLTTLAQVASRLLLVIGIFTFLPETPACSSLAYITLLSAWSITEIVRYLFYFFSLTSENGVPKILIFLRYNLFLVLYPVGVASELFIIYSALPIAETKCSVYYKYFLIFSILTYLPGLPMLYGHMLAQRKKVMKNLFQDASKKTA, from the coding sequence atgaCGAAAAAATCCActgacaaaaaaattattcctTGGTCTTCTCCACTAGCCTTTTACAATCTTTTCTCATCCTTAGGATGGGGCCATTTTTTAGGTAATTTACTTGTAGTTTACCCTTCAATTGGCCAACCAGCATTTTTCCAAAAGACTAAATTTGGACTAGTCTTAGTTCAATGTGGTGCTTTAATTGAAGTTTACAACTCCTTAATGAGAATTGTTCCTTCTCCACTACTTACGACTTTAGCCCAAGTAGCATCACGCTTATTATTAGTCATTGGTATCTTTACTTTTCTACCAGAAACACCTGCATGCAGTTCTCTAGCCTACATTACTTTGTTAAGTGCTTGGTCGATAACTGAGATTGTTAGatatctattttatttcttttccCTAACCTCAGAGAACGGTGTTCCcaaaattttaatctttttaaGATACAATTTATTCTTGGTACTATATCCAGTCGGTGTTGCCAGTGAATTGTTTATCATTTATTCTGCCTTACCAATTGCTGAAACTAAATGCTCTgtttattacaaatattttttgattttctcTATTTTGACTTATTTACCAGGGTTACCAATGCTATATGGCCATATGCTTGCTCAAAGAAAGAAAGTCATGAAAAATCTCTTCCAAGACGCATCAAAAAAGACAGCTTAA
- the TBLA0C02980 gene encoding uncharacterized protein (similar to Saccharomyces cerevisiae MHP1 (YJL042W); ancestral locus Anc_5.259): MDDDFHLGLEKYLKTVKAKNRSNASGDNAPSQSTLVVDENLTDSYLELKKTEKRDKYTKYDVLGRPLPKHPPKSNLPSALKKNKSLQSYSSYSQTSHVHQVGSKSNHSSNSSDLSSTSTNSSLQELPDSTNTITSNPTSAASGDSSGNGFLSSLFKRRSSIQQTSQLQQQLQSQRVPSKPGTGSSSSRPSASSASTISASTSDLNFTKVPGLQNLKPMKRILFDPSTYYNDPPQQICGKNPRKGEVEVKSDGTVIIHRLTAEQRRQLMDTSSYGIVIGGSSKLKMLNPSDDAPISNPSNSIGTLSVNDSKDYTKKRQLQIKEAEEAAEARANPSDDDQQSIMSEKASKLKIDKPMISRHSTRQSNDFPISDYSDEEDYHMHGLPDVNVSNDVLYTRCCHLREILPIPATLKQLKKHPNGPIPLLQLRNPKPSMIEIFSFSDFISIAPVLAISLDGVSLSCEMLRVILSSIIIKKDFIKITLRNTPIDADGWKILSSFIADSKSLSSIDLTMVPTIKTNVQKPSKASLKDHSIPRMKCDLSNRSSMNWDLMSAAIATRGGLNEIILSGAKMSDTEFKNFIEVACITTERIGLAYNSLTTKKYKILAKWLVKSKITGIDLGYNDLKDNLSIFSKLILDKVHNKGKSNELQFISLNATNLDIPEGSTSENNEVIKFINALCCCEKLKFLDLSNNPKLFPYGLKPIIYSLPMLTSLVRINLDYEEFSEKDALILLSALPLCTNLNAVSILGLQGTPLIGRALCDLLKRTQNLISLEVEYDKLPDDVKKEFQVITMHNVQKGVDKVNGITHGMQFKGKKLIDFHELSLLLTESFDNKEKYTKIVNHFLDKTAYARDRLLNVVRDLFLVRQRNELNSQGKAVLIRLCFIDDCLKKGISILTCRKNNLLNSSSEDIKANKTNSANPTIGSVNSSNSMLELSGETFKNEISEDHAVFLPFGKAAIENKAISAEDAVQITEDDDIFEYLSKETEKEQNILKRKENLEGELRERVSKIDPYLNKEKLRKAAESGDTERLKNLILENKVSTIVEIIDELHNQGFHLHDLFSKQKLDLDGSIYEKESSSKHSEERSRSSIKSKNNNKLNNELEEAYDSVLDEFQMKRTE; the protein is encoded by the coding sequence ATGGACGACGATTTTCATCTTGGcttagaaaaatatttgaaaacaGTTAAGGCTAAAAACCGCTCTAATGCGTCTGGTGATAACGCACCTTCACAAAGTACATTAGTAGTAGATGAAAACCTTACAGATTCCtatttagaattaaagAAGACTGAAAAGAGagataaatatacaaaatatgATGTTCTAGGAAGACCTTTACCAAAACATCCCCCAAAGTCTAATCTACCATCTgcattaaaaaagaataaatcaTTACAGTCTTATTCATCCTATTCGCAGACTTCGCATGTACATCAGGTTGGCTCTAAATCTAAtcattcttcaaattcatcagATTTATCAAGCACTTCAACTAATTCGTCCTTGCAAGAATTGCCGGACTCAACTAATACAATAACCAGTAATCCAACATCTGCTGCCTCTGGAGATTCGTCTGGTAATGGgtttttatcatcattatttaagaGAAGATCAAGCATTCAACAAACGTCACaattacaacaacaattacaGAGTCAAAGGGTACCTTCAAAACCTGGTACAGGTTCGTCCTCAAGTAGGCCATCTGCTAGCAGTGCTTCTACTATTTCTGCATCTACCTCAGATTTGAATTTCACAAAAGTACCTGGTTTACAAAACTTAAAACCAATGAAACGCATTCTGTTTGACCCTTCGACTTATTACAATGACCCACCTCAACAAATTTGTGGTAAAAATCCAAGAAAAGGTGAAGTTGAAGTCAAATCAGATGGTACTGTCATTATTCACCGTTTAACTGCCGAACAGAGGAGACAACTAATGGATACTTCCAGCTACGGTATTGTTATTGGAGGATCAagtaaattgaaaatgttaAATCCTTCCGATGATGCCCCAATATCAAATCCTTCAAACTCTATAGGTACACTTTCAGTTAATGATTCAAAGGATTATActaaaaaaagacaattgCAGATAAAAGAAGCAGAAGAAGCGGCGGAAGCCAGAGCTAATCCATCTGATGATGATCAACAATCTATTATGTCGGAAAAAGCTTCgaaattaaagattgaTAAGCCAATGATATCGCGTCATTCTACAAGACAATCTAATGATTTCCCAATATCAGATTACTCTGATGAGGAAGACTACCATATGCATGGCCTTCCTGACGTGAATGTATCTAACGATGTATTATATACTCGTTGCTGCCATTTACGTGAGATTTTACCTATTCCAGCTACGTTAAAACAACTAAAGAAGCATCCAAATGGTCCAATACCACTGTTACAACTACGTAATCCTAAACCTTCAAtgattgaaatattttcgTTCAGTGACTTTATTAGTATCGCTCCTGTTTTAGCAATATCATTGGATGGGGTCAGCTTATCATGTGAAATGCTTAGAGTTATTTTAAGttcaataattataaaaaaagattttattaaaataactTTACGTAATACCCCTATAGATGCTGATGGCTGGAAAATTTTATCGTCATTTATTGCAGATTCCAAAAGTTTGTCATCTATTGATTTAACAATGGTACCAACCATAAAAACAAATGTCCAGAAGCCATCTAAAGCTTCATTAAAAGATCATTCTATCCCACGGATGAAATGTGATTTAAGCAATAGATCTAGCATGAATTGGGATTTGATGAGCGCTGCTATCGCAACAAGAGGTGGactaaatgaaattattttaagtGGGGCAAAAATGTCAGATAcggaatttaaaaattttattgaagTTGCTTGTATCACTACCGAAAGGATAGGTCTAGcatataattcattaacaactaaaaaatataaaatattggcCAAATGGTTAGttaaatctaaaattaCAGGAATTGACTTGGgatataatgatttaaaagataatctttcaatattttcaaaattaattttggaTAAAGTTCACAACAAAGGAAAGTCAAATGAGcttcaatttatttctttaaatgcTACTAATTTAGATATTCCAGAAGGCTCAACCtcagaaaataatgaagtaATCAAGTTTATTAATGCCTTATGTTGctgtgaaaaattaaaatttttagatttatcTAATAACCCTAAACTATTTCCCTACGGCTTGAAACCTATTATTTACAGTTTACCAATGCTTACTAGTTTAGTGAGAATCAATTTAGACTACGAAGAATTTTCTGAAAAGGATGctctaattcttttatcTGCTTTACCACTCTGtacaaatttaaatgcAGTATCAATATTAGGACTGCAAGGGACACCACTGATTGGGAGAGCTTTATGTGATCTACTAAAGAGAAcacaaaatttaatttctttggAAGTTGAATATGATAAACTACCTGATGATGTTAAGAAAGAGTTTCAAGTTATTACTATGCATAACGTTCAAAAAGGAGTCGATAAAGTGAATGGAATTACACACGGCATGCAATTTAAAGGTAAAAAACTAATTGATTTTCATGAGttgtcattattattaaccGAAAGTTTTGACAATAAGGAAAAATATACtaaaattgtaaatcatTTCTTGGATAAGACTGCCTATGCAAGGGATAGACTATTAAATGTGGTACGCGATTTGTTTTTGGTAAGACAACGAAACGAGCTAAATTCTCAAGGTAAGGCAGTATTGATCAGACTATGTTTCATTGATGATTGTTTGAAGAAAGGTATTAGTATTTTGACAtgtagaaaaaataatttactaAATTCCTCATCAGAAGATATAAAAgcaaataaaacaaattcGGCTAATCCAACTATAGGATCagtaaattcttcaaactCCATGCTAGAGCTAAGTGGAGAAACtttcaaaaatgaaatttctgAAGATCATGCTGTTTTTTTACCATTTGGTAAGGCTgctattgaaaataaagctATAAGTGCAGAAGATGCAGTTCAAATAACAGAGGATGACGATAtctttgaatatttatcaaaggAAACTGAGaaagaacaaaatattttaaagcGTAAGGAAAATCTAGAGGGAGAGTTGAGAGAAAGAGTTTCGAAAATAGATCCTTATTTAAACAAGGAAAAGTTAAGAAAGGCTGCAGAAAGTGGTGATACTGAAAGacttaaaaatttaatattagaaaataaagtgTCAACCattgttgaaattattgatgaattacATAATCAAGGTTTTCACTTACATGACCTTTTTTCCAAACAGAAATTAGATTTAGATGGAAGTATTTACGAAAAAGAGTCTTCTTCTAAACATTCTGAGGAGCGTAGCCGTAGCtcaataaaatcaaaaaacaataataagtTAAACAATGAATTAGAGGAAGCTTATGATTCTGTTCTTGACGAATTTCAGATGAAAAGAACAGAATGA